The Pyrococcus horikoshii OT3 genome includes a window with the following:
- a CDS encoding 50S ribosomal protein L5, giving the protein MPVSIPNREEILADWEAHPMRRPRIQKVTINIGVGESGERLTKAEIMLQRLTGQKPIRRKAKKTNRDFGIRRGEPIAVKVTLRGPKAYEMLKRLLAAVDYKLKASSFDEHGNVCFGIEEHINIPGVEYDPEIGIFGMDVCVTLERPGFRVARRKRKRARIPTRHKLTKEEGMLYMMEEFGVEIVEEEG; this is encoded by the coding sequence ATGCCAGTATCAATACCGAATAGGGAAGAAATTTTAGCCGACTGGGAAGCTCATCCAATGAGAAGGCCAAGAATCCAGAAGGTGACGATCAATATAGGTGTTGGGGAGAGTGGTGAGAGACTTACAAAGGCTGAAATAATGTTGCAGAGATTAACTGGGCAAAAACCAATCAGGAGAAAGGCAAAGAAGACCAATAGGGACTTCGGAATTAGAAGAGGCGAGCCAATAGCAGTTAAAGTTACATTGAGAGGGCCAAAGGCTTATGAGATGCTAAAAAGGTTACTGGCAGCTGTAGATTACAAACTTAAGGCTTCAAGCTTTGATGAACATGGCAATGTTTGTTTCGGAATTGAGGAGCATATAAACATACCTGGAGTTGAATACGATCCTGAGATTGGCATCTTTGGGATGGATGTGTGCGTAACTCTAGAAAGACCTGGATTCAGGGTTGCAAGAAGGAAAAGAAAGAGGGCTAGAATACCAACTAGACACAAGTTAACGAAGGAAGAGGGAATGCTTTATATGATGGAGGAATTTGGAGTTGAGATAGTTGAGGAGGAGGGGTGA
- a CDS encoding 30S ribosomal protein S4e, translating to MARKGPKRHLKRLAAPSSWYIERKAYKWAVRPRPGPHNMRTSIPLLYIVRDYLGYAKTAREARKILNEGKFLVDGKVRKDYKFPVGIMDVVSIPETGEHYRVLPNRIGKLVLHPISEEEANIKPLRIRNKRMVKGAKVQLNFHDGTNHLIPLTEKDNYFTSYTVLMKVPEREIMEVLPFEKGAYVFVTQGKNVARKGRIVEIKKFPMGWPDVVTIEDEEGELFDTLKEYAFVVGKDKPKISLP from the coding sequence ATGGCGAGAAAAGGTCCCAAGAGGCATCTTAAGAGGCTTGCCGCTCCTTCATCTTGGTATATTGAGAGGAAAGCTTACAAGTGGGCCGTAAGGCCGAGACCAGGACCACACAACATGAGAACGTCAATTCCCCTGCTATATATAGTTAGGGATTACCTTGGCTATGCTAAGACCGCTAGAGAAGCTAGAAAGATCCTTAATGAGGGTAAGTTCCTTGTGGATGGTAAGGTAAGAAAGGATTACAAGTTCCCAGTTGGAATTATGGATGTAGTTTCAATTCCCGAAACGGGAGAGCATTATAGAGTTCTACCAAACAGGATTGGAAAGCTAGTCCTTCACCCAATAAGTGAAGAAGAAGCGAACATCAAACCTCTAAGGATTAGGAATAAGAGAATGGTGAAAGGGGCCAAGGTGCAGTTAAACTTTCATGATGGAACTAATCACTTGATACCACTTACTGAGAAAGATAACTACTTCACATCCTATACTGTTCTCATGAAAGTTCCAGAGAGGGAGATAATGGAGGTTCTACCATTTGAAAAGGGTGCTTACGTTTTCGTAACCCAGGGTAAGAACGTTGCCAGGAAGGGAAGGATAGTCGAGATCAAGAAGTTCCCAATGGGATGGCCAGATGTTGTGACCATTGAAGACGAAGAGGGTGAGCTGTTCGATACGCTAAAAGAGTACGCTTTCGTCGTTGGCAAGGATAAGCCAAAGATATCGCTTCCATGA
- the rplX gene encoding 50S ribosomal protein L24 encodes MKMNSKQPRKQRKFLYNAPLHVRQKMMSAPLSKELREKYKVRNLPVRVGDKVRIMRGDFKGYEGKVVEVDLKRYRIYVEGVTLRKVNGTEVFYPIHPSNVMIIELNLDDEKRKKIIERRAG; translated from the coding sequence ATGAAAATGAATTCAAAGCAACCAAGAAAGCAGAGGAAATTCCTGTACAATGCTCCTCTCCATGTTAGACAGAAGATGATGTCCGCTCCACTAAGTAAGGAACTTAGGGAGAAATATAAGGTGAGGAACCTTCCGGTAAGGGTTGGGGACAAAGTGAGGATAATGAGGGGCGACTTTAAGGGCTATGAGGGAAAGGTTGTCGAAGTTGACTTGAAGAGGTATAGGATCTACGTGGAAGGAGTAACATTGAGGAAGGTTAATGGAACTGAGGTATTCTATCCAATTCACCCCTCAAATGTCATGATAATTGAGTTGAACCTTGATGATGAGAAGAGAAAGAAAATAATTGAAAGGAGGGCTGGATAA
- a CDS encoding 50S ribosomal protein L14 encodes MAKKGAGATRGISPVRPTRAIPIGAYLTVADNSGAKVIQVIGVVEYHGTRRRLASAGVGDMVVATVKKGRPDMRHQVVRAVIIRQRKEYRRLDGMRVKFEDNAAVIVTPEGVPRGTEIRGPVAREAAEKWVRIGSIASIIV; translated from the coding sequence ATGGCCAAGAAGGGTGCGGGTGCTACAAGGGGAATATCACCTGTAAGGCCAACTAGAGCAATACCAATTGGAGCTTATTTAACGGTTGCAGACAATAGTGGGGCCAAGGTAATTCAGGTCATTGGTGTTGTTGAGTACCATGGAACTAGAAGGAGGTTAGCTTCAGCTGGAGTTGGAGACATGGTGGTTGCGACGGTTAAAAAAGGTAGGCCAGACATGAGACACCAAGTGGTTAGGGCCGTGATAATCAGACAAAGAAAGGAATATAGAAGGCTTGACGGCATGAGGGTTAAGTTTGAGGATAATGCAGCGGTAATTGTAACCCCTGAGGGTGTTCCCAGGGGAACTGAAATAAGGGGTCCCGTAGCTAGAGAAGCCGCTGAGAAATGGGTTAGGATTGGTAGCATTGCGAGCATAATAGTTTGA
- a CDS encoding 30S ribosomal protein S17 produces MVRDIGLRIQPPAEKCDDPKCPWHGHLKIHGRVFEGIVISDKPRKTVTVERQYYHYLKKYERYELRRSRIHAHNPPCINAKVGDRVLIAETRPLSKTKHFVVVAVLERAEERR; encoded by the coding sequence ATGGTGAGAGATATCGGTTTAAGAATCCAACCTCCTGCTGAAAAGTGTGATGATCCAAAGTGTCCCTGGCATGGGCACCTTAAGATACATGGTAGAGTATTCGAGGGAATAGTTATTAGTGACAAGCCGAGGAAAACAGTAACCGTTGAAAGACAATACTACCACTACTTGAAAAAATATGAAAGGTATGAGCTTAGAAGGAGCAGGATCCATGCTCACAACCCACCGTGCATCAATGCTAAGGTTGGAGATAGAGTTTTGATAGCGGAGACAAGGCCTTTGAGCAAGACCAAGCACTTTGTCGTAGTTGCCGTTCTAGAGAGAGCTGAGGAGAGGAGGTGA
- the rnp1 gene encoding ribonuclease P protein component 1, with protein MRRNSKERKNRATRRSQGSYQEIIGRTWIFRGAHRGRVTRRNIIWHELIGLRVRIVGSTHPAFVGIEGYVIDETRNMLVIAGDRIWKVPKDVCIFEFEADDGTKIKIPGERLVGRPEMRLKKRWKKW; from the coding sequence ATGCGGCGGAACAGCAAAGAACGGAAGAATAGAGCTACAAGGAGATCACAGGGATCGTATCAAGAAATTATTGGCAGAACTTGGATTTTCAGAGGAGCTCATAGAGGTAGAGTAACGAGAAGAAATATAATTTGGCATGAGCTCATAGGATTGAGGGTCAGGATAGTTGGCTCTACGCATCCAGCATTCGTAGGGATTGAAGGTTACGTAATTGATGAGACCAGAAACATGTTAGTGATAGCTGGAGACAGAATTTGGAAAGTCCCTAAGGATGTATGTATATTTGAGTTCGAGGCTGATGATGGGACAAAGATTAAAATACCCGGGGAAAGATTGGTTGGCAGACCTGAGATGAGACTGAAAAAGAGGTGGAAAAAATGGTGA
- the yciH gene encoding stress response translation initiation inhibitor YciH has product MVPRIVNPLDEMLFKEVLKEQQRIKVYIERARYGKVKTIIEGIDEKEFDLEEIAKKLKAKLACGGTAKNGRIELQGDHRDRIKKLLAELGFSEELIEVE; this is encoded by the coding sequence TTGGTGCCTAGGATAGTAAATCCGTTGGATGAAATGCTCTTTAAAGAAGTCCTAAAGGAGCAACAGAGAATTAAGGTATACATAGAAAGGGCAAGGTACGGAAAAGTCAAGACAATAATCGAGGGGATCGATGAGAAAGAGTTTGATCTGGAGGAAATAGCAAAGAAGCTCAAGGCGAAGTTGGCATGCGGCGGAACAGCAAAGAACGGAAGAATAGAGCTACAAGGAGATCACAGGGATCGTATCAAGAAATTATTGGCAGAACTTGGATTTTCAGAGGAGCTCATAGAGGTAGAGTAA
- the rpmC gene encoding 50S ribosomal protein L29, translated as MKPSEIREMSIEEIDAKIRELRLQLAKERGMLTMGTSLENPMVIRNLRRDIARLLTIKKEKLREMGKK; from the coding sequence ATGAAGCCGAGTGAGATTAGGGAGATGAGTATTGAGGAGATAGATGCTAAAATTAGGGAGTTGAGGCTTCAACTTGCTAAGGAAAGGGGAATGCTTACTATGGGTACCTCCCTTGAAAATCCGATGGTTATTAGGAACTTGAGAAGGGATATAGCCCGCCTCCTGACAATAAAGAAGGAAAAATTGAGGGAAATGGGGAAAAAGTGA
- the rpsC gene encoding 30S ribosomal protein S3 gives MAIERYFIREAVKEMLIDEFLEKELRRAGYGGLDIKKTPLGTKVIIFAANPGYVIGRGGRRIRELTRILERQFGLENPQIDVQEIKNPYLNAKVQAVRIAQALERGIHFRRAAYSAMRAIMNNGARGVEIRLSGKLTGERAKSVRFYQGYLAKVGNPAETLVSKGYAQALLKLGVIGVKVAIMPPDARLPDEIEIVEKPAEEEVSTNEAE, from the coding sequence ATGGCAATTGAGAGGTACTTCATTCGCGAAGCTGTTAAAGAGATGCTCATCGACGAATTTTTAGAAAAAGAGCTTAGAAGAGCAGGTTATGGTGGATTGGACATAAAGAAGACTCCCCTTGGAACTAAGGTAATAATATTTGCTGCTAATCCCGGTTACGTCATAGGTAGGGGTGGAAGGAGAATAAGAGAACTTACTAGAATCTTAGAGAGACAGTTTGGCTTAGAAAATCCACAGATCGATGTTCAGGAGATAAAGAACCCCTACCTTAATGCAAAGGTTCAGGCAGTTAGAATAGCCCAGGCCCTTGAGAGGGGAATACATTTTAGAAGGGCCGCCTATTCTGCAATGAGGGCTATAATGAACAATGGAGCGAGAGGCGTAGAGATAAGACTCAGCGGAAAGCTAACTGGAGAGAGGGCTAAGAGCGTAAGGTTTTACCAGGGATACTTAGCAAAGGTCGGTAACCCTGCTGAAACTCTAGTGAGCAAGGGATATGCCCAAGCCCTGCTGAAACTGGGAGTTATCGGAGTTAAGGTTGCCATAATGCCTCCAGATGCAAGGCTACCGGATGAGATCGAAATCGTAGAGAAGCCAGCAGAGGAAGAGGTGAGCACCAATGAAGCCGAGTGA
- the rplV gene encoding 50S ribosomal protein L22, whose amino-acid sequence MGKRFGYSFQNFDPERMARASGRDLRISPKLAVEVCRELRGMMLNDALRYLDEVIALKRPVPLRRYNDSQGHKPGKGFGPGRYPVKVAKAIKKVLLNAKNNAEQKGLDPDKLKIIHIAAHRGPVLRGWYPRAFGRATPFNEQTTHIEVVVEEIRR is encoded by the coding sequence ATGGGCAAGCGCTTTGGCTACTCTTTCCAAAATTTTGATCCTGAAAGGATGGCGAGGGCGAGTGGTAGAGATCTTAGAATTTCACCAAAACTTGCAGTTGAAGTATGCAGAGAGCTGAGGGGAATGATGCTAAATGATGCACTAAGATATCTGGATGAAGTCATAGCCCTAAAGAGGCCCGTTCCGCTTAGGCGTTACAACGATAGCCAAGGACACAAGCCAGGAAAAGGGTTTGGTCCGGGAAGATATCCTGTTAAAGTTGCAAAGGCCATAAAGAAAGTTCTATTGAATGCGAAGAATAACGCTGAGCAAAAGGGTCTTGATCCTGATAAGTTGAAGATAATTCATATCGCTGCTCACAGAGGACCCGTACTTAGGGGATGGTATCCGAGGGCATTTGGAAGGGCAACTCCATTCAACGAGCAGACGACTCACATAGAGGTAGTAGTTGAGGAAATTAGGAGGTGA
- the rpsS gene encoding 30S ribosomal protein S19 → MARKEFRYRGYTLEQLMNMSLEELARLLPARQRRSLRRGLTPEQKKLLRKIRLAKKGKYNKPIRTHCRDMIILPEMVGLTIYVHNGKEFVPVEIKPEMIGHYLGEFAPTRKRVQHGAPGIGATRSSMFVAVK, encoded by the coding sequence ATGGCGAGGAAGGAGTTTAGATATCGCGGTTATACCCTTGAGCAGTTGATGAACATGTCCCTTGAAGAATTAGCTAGGCTATTGCCAGCTAGACAGAGGAGAAGCCTTAGAAGAGGGCTTACTCCGGAGCAGAAGAAGCTTTTGAGGAAGATAAGACTCGCAAAGAAAGGGAAGTATAACAAGCCAATAAGAACCCACTGTAGAGATATGATAATCCTTCCAGAGATGGTGGGATTGACGATATACGTGCACAATGGAAAAGAGTTCGTTCCTGTAGAAATAAAGCCTGAGATGATCGGCCATTACCTTGGAGAGTTCGCTCCAACTAGAAAGAGGGTACAGCATGGAGCTCCTGGTATTGGAGCTACAAGATCTTCAATGTTCGTTGCAGTCAAGTGA
- a CDS encoding 50S ribosomal protein L2 gives MGKSLIQQRRGKGSPTFRSPSHRFRGAVKYIPLNYTQDKTIRGVVEEIMHDPGRTAPVARVKFENGMEKLIIAPEGLLVGQEIYIGPDAPVEIGNTLPLAKIPEGTYIYNIEGVPGDGGKYVRAGGTYALVVSREKDKVIVQLPSGELKAFDPNCRATIGVVAGGGRLEKPLVKAGKAYYKYKARNKFWPTPRGVKMNAVNHPFGGKEHHPGKPTTTSRRAPPGRKVGHIAARRTGRRK, from the coding sequence ATGGGTAAGAGTCTAATCCAACAAAGGAGAGGTAAGGGGAGTCCCACATTTAGATCCCCCTCTCACAGATTCAGGGGAGCTGTTAAGTATATTCCTCTTAACTATACCCAAGACAAAACGATAAGGGGAGTTGTTGAGGAGATAATGCACGATCCAGGAAGGACGGCCCCGGTTGCAAGGGTTAAATTTGAGAATGGTATGGAGAAGCTGATAATAGCTCCGGAGGGGTTGCTAGTCGGCCAAGAAATATATATAGGGCCAGATGCTCCAGTTGAAATAGGAAATACCCTTCCCCTTGCAAAGATCCCTGAGGGAACTTATATCTATAACATTGAGGGAGTTCCTGGAGACGGAGGTAAGTACGTGAGGGCCGGGGGGACTTACGCTCTCGTAGTTTCTAGAGAGAAGGATAAGGTTATAGTTCAACTTCCAAGCGGTGAGCTCAAGGCGTTTGACCCTAATTGCAGGGCTACGATTGGTGTAGTTGCTGGCGGTGGAAGATTGGAGAAGCCATTAGTTAAGGCTGGTAAGGCTTACTACAAGTACAAAGCCAGGAATAAGTTCTGGCCAACTCCAAGAGGTGTTAAGATGAACGCCGTTAACCATCCATTCGGTGGTAAGGAGCACCACCCAGGTAAACCAACGACAACTTCAAGAAGGGCCCCACCAGGAAGAAAGGTTGGTCATATCGCTGCGAGGAGGACTGGTAGAAGGAAGTGA
- a CDS encoding 50S ribosomal protein L23 yields MDPYKVIIRPVVTEKAISLIEKENKLTFIVDRRATKTDIKKAIEEIFNVKVEKVNTLITPKGEKKAYVKLKPEYSASEIAARLGLF; encoded by the coding sequence ATGGATCCTTATAAAGTTATAATTAGACCTGTGGTAACAGAAAAAGCAATCTCCTTGATAGAAAAGGAGAACAAACTAACCTTTATCGTTGATAGGAGAGCAACCAAAACAGACATCAAAAAGGCCATTGAAGAGATATTCAACGTTAAGGTTGAGAAAGTTAACACGCTAATCACGCCAAAGGGAGAAAAGAAGGCTTACGTTAAGTTGAAGCCTGAATATAGCGCGAGTGAAATAGCCGCCAGATTGGGATTATTCTGA
- the rpl4p gene encoding 50S ribosomal protein L4 — translation MKVKVFDLNGQPVDEIELPRVFLTPFRPDLIRRAVIASWTHRIQPQGRDPMAGKRRVTENIGKGHGMARVERLKTPPRYAAFVPFARGGRRAHPPKVEKIIWEGINKKERRLAIMSAIAATANYDIVKSRGHIVDNVPQLPLIVVDDLQKVSKTRETREIFKKLGIWEDIERAKEKSGVRAGKGKMRGRRYKKAKGPLIVVGKNEGIVFGARNHPGVDVVVVDNLGVEHLAPGTHPGRLTVWTVSAIERLREIYG, via the coding sequence ATGAAGGTAAAGGTCTTTGACCTTAACGGTCAACCAGTTGATGAGATAGAACTTCCTAGGGTATTCCTTACTCCATTTAGGCCAGATCTAATTAGGAGGGCCGTTATTGCTTCCTGGACGCATAGAATACAACCTCAAGGTAGGGATCCAATGGCCGGTAAGAGGAGGGTTACCGAGAACATAGGAAAGGGTCATGGAATGGCAAGGGTTGAGAGGCTGAAGACCCCACCAAGGTATGCAGCTTTCGTCCCATTCGCTAGGGGTGGAAGAAGGGCACATCCACCAAAGGTTGAGAAGATAATTTGGGAGGGCATAAATAAGAAGGAAAGGAGATTAGCTATAATGAGCGCAATAGCGGCAACGGCTAATTATGACATAGTTAAATCCAGAGGCCATATAGTTGATAATGTTCCTCAGTTACCTTTGATAGTCGTTGATGACCTTCAGAAGGTTAGCAAAACTAGGGAAACTAGGGAGATATTCAAGAAGCTTGGAATATGGGAGGACATAGAGAGGGCCAAGGAGAAAAGTGGAGTAAGAGCAGGTAAGGGTAAGATGAGGGGTAGAAGGTACAAGAAGGCGAAAGGCCCATTGATCGTGGTCGGTAAGAATGAGGGGATAGTATTTGGTGCCAGGAATCATCCGGGAGTTGATGTAGTGGTAGTTGATAACCTTGGAGTTGAGCATCTCGCTCCTGGAACGCACCCAGGAAGGTTAACGGTTTGGACTGTTAGTGCTATAGAGAGGCTTAGGGAAATATACGGGTGA
- a CDS encoding 50S ribosomal protein L3, with product MGKIHRPRKGSLAFSPRKRAKSIVPRIRSWPKETEVRMLGFAGYKAGMTHILMIDDEPGLTNGKEIFMPVTIIETPPLRVFGIRAYRQGYLGLETAGEVIVPDFELDNYTPSKKGKGRKFTFYQFLGRRIATLPKDYTQEEFEQKLGALEDMIKEGEIVEVRALVSTQPWVIKLKKKPEVMEYAIGGTSVEEKFNYIKEKLGKEIRVGEVLKEGELLDVIAVTKGKGTQGPVKRWGIKLRAHKDSKGRRKVGSIGPWHPARVMWTVPMAGQMGFHHRTELNKRLIAIGENGKLVIDGNEIEITPKGGFPHYGIVRGDFMMIAGSVPGAIKRIIRVRPAIRPPKKKPPVQRPQITYVSVESKQ from the coding sequence ATGGGAAAGATTCATAGGCCAAGGAAAGGATCACTTGCTTTCAGTCCAAGGAAAAGGGCAAAGAGTATAGTTCCAAGGATCAGGAGCTGGCCAAAGGAGACCGAAGTTAGAATGCTAGGCTTTGCAGGATATAAAGCGGGGATGACTCATATATTAATGATCGATGACGAACCAGGGCTTACCAACGGAAAGGAGATATTCATGCCAGTCACTATAATTGAAACTCCTCCGTTGAGAGTCTTCGGAATAAGGGCATACAGGCAAGGTTATTTAGGGCTAGAGACGGCGGGTGAAGTCATAGTTCCAGACTTTGAGCTTGATAATTACACTCCAAGTAAGAAGGGTAAGGGGAGGAAGTTCACATTCTATCAATTCCTGGGAAGGAGGATAGCAACCCTACCTAAAGATTACACTCAGGAAGAGTTCGAGCAGAAGTTAGGAGCACTTGAGGATATGATAAAAGAGGGAGAAATAGTCGAGGTAAGAGCGCTAGTATCGACTCAACCCTGGGTTATAAAGCTAAAGAAGAAGCCTGAAGTAATGGAATACGCAATTGGTGGAACGAGCGTTGAAGAGAAATTTAACTACATAAAGGAGAAGCTTGGAAAGGAAATTAGGGTTGGAGAAGTCCTCAAGGAAGGGGAACTTCTTGATGTTATAGCGGTAACGAAGGGTAAGGGTACTCAGGGGCCGGTGAAGAGATGGGGAATTAAGCTTAGGGCTCATAAGGATAGTAAGGGAAGAAGGAAGGTAGGTTCCATAGGCCCATGGCATCCAGCTAGAGTAATGTGGACGGTTCCAATGGCTGGACAAATGGGCTTCCACCACAGAACTGAACTTAATAAGAGGTTAATAGCCATAGGAGAGAACGGAAAGCTTGTTATTGATGGTAATGAAATTGAAATAACGCCAAAGGGTGGCTTTCCACACTATGGAATCGTCAGGGGCGATTTCATGATGATAGCAGGTTCAGTTCCTGGGGCGATAAAGAGGATAATTAGGGTTAGGCCCGCGATAAGACCTCCAAAGAAGAAGCCTCCTGTTCAGAGGCCTCAGATAACCTATGTTAGTGTTGAGTCAAAGCAGTGA
- a CDS encoding putative RNA uridine N3 methyltransferase: MSWHVFIPDSLLEETSDLKLKAYKVGQIARACAIFGVEHIWIYKAGGRDGRLIKTLLEYVETPQYLRKRIFPIMPELRYAGVMPPLQIPSHKEKTSPRIGEIREGFAFRRGKKIFADIGLDRPALVKGIAEEGRGTFKIISVKPLRVVPAEPPGYWGYKVHWSKKSLAKTLKNADLDVVIATSRRGVDVRDAEVPLEGEVGIVFGSPRKGVFEILEEFKEKYEFDLVLNTIPNQKTRTVRTEEAVLATLAIFNIMRRD, translated from the coding sequence ATGAGCTGGCATGTCTTCATTCCAGATTCCCTGCTTGAAGAAACTAGCGACCTAAAACTCAAGGCGTATAAAGTAGGACAAATTGCAAGGGCATGTGCAATATTCGGAGTCGAGCACATATGGATATATAAAGCAGGGGGCAGGGATGGAAGACTCATTAAAACATTGCTCGAGTACGTTGAGACTCCCCAGTACCTTAGGAAGAGAATATTCCCTATAATGCCCGAACTCAGGTATGCTGGTGTAATGCCTCCTCTCCAGATACCAAGCCATAAGGAAAAAACAAGTCCCAGGATTGGAGAGATAAGGGAAGGGTTTGCATTCAGAAGGGGCAAGAAAATCTTTGCAGATATTGGCTTGGATAGGCCTGCTTTAGTAAAGGGGATTGCTGAGGAGGGCCGGGGAACATTTAAGATAATCTCAGTAAAGCCTTTAAGGGTCGTTCCGGCCGAGCCTCCTGGGTATTGGGGGTATAAGGTTCATTGGAGTAAAAAAAGTTTGGCAAAAACACTTAAAAATGCTGACCTTGACGTAGTCATCGCAACTTCCCGTAGGGGAGTTGATGTGAGAGATGCCGAAGTGCCCCTCGAGGGCGAGGTAGGTATAGTGTTTGGATCACCTCGAAAAGGTGTGTTTGAGATATTGGAAGAGTTTAAGGAAAAATATGAATTTGATCTCGTGCTCAATACAATCCCTAATCAAAAAACAAGGACTGTAAGGACTGAGGAAGCCGTGTTGGCGACTCTTGCGATATTTAATATCATGAGGAGGGATTGA
- a CDS encoding CBS domain-containing protein, translated as MRVKTIMTQNPVTITLPATRNYALELFKKYKVRSFPVVNKEGKLVGIISVKRILVNPDEEQLAMLVKRDVPVVKENDTLKKAAKLMLEYDYRRVVVVDSKGKPVGILTVGDIIRRYFAKSEKYKGVEIEPYYQRYVSIVWEGTPLKAALKALLLSNSMALPVVDSEGNLVGIVDETDLLRDSEIVRIMKSTELAASSEEEWILESHPTLLFEKFELQLPNKPVAEIMTRDVIVATPHMTVHEVALKMAKYSIEQLPVIRGEGDLIGLIRDFDLLKVLVKSKA; from the coding sequence GTGAGAGTAAAGACCATAATGACCCAAAACCCTGTTACGATAACATTGCCTGCAACAAGGAATTATGCCCTTGAGCTATTTAAAAAGTATAAGGTTAGAAGCTTTCCCGTAGTTAATAAGGAAGGTAAGCTTGTGGGAATAATAAGTGTGAAGAGAATTCTAGTTAATCCAGATGAAGAGCAACTAGCAATGCTTGTTAAGAGAGATGTTCCAGTTGTAAAAGAGAATGATACTCTAAAGAAAGCGGCTAAACTAATGCTTGAATATGACTATAGGCGTGTTGTGGTTGTTGATAGTAAAGGGAAACCCGTTGGAATACTTACAGTTGGCGATATTATAAGGAGATATTTTGCAAAGAGTGAAAAGTACAAGGGAGTCGAGATAGAGCCCTATTATCAGAGGTATGTGAGCATAGTATGGGAAGGAACTCCACTCAAGGCAGCTTTAAAGGCGTTGCTACTCTCTAACTCAATGGCCCTCCCAGTTGTTGATAGTGAAGGTAACTTGGTTGGGATAGTTGATGAGACGGATCTACTGAGGGATAGTGAGATAGTAAGAATAATGAAGAGTACGGAACTAGCGGCCTCTAGTGAGGAAGAATGGATTCTCGAAAGTCATCCAACGTTGTTATTTGAGAAGTTTGAACTTCAACTTCCGAACAAGCCAGTGGCCGAGATAATGACTAGAGATGTAATAGTCGCTACTCCCCACATGACGGTGCATGAAGTGGCCCTAAAAATGGCCAAGTATAGTATAGAACAACTACCCGTAATAAGGGGAGAGGGAGATTTAATTGGTTTAATAAGAGATTTCGACTTATTAAAGGTTCTCGTTAAGTCTAAAGCATGA
- the sepF gene encoding cell division protein SepF yields the protein MVKVGLFDKLKKSDTQRKALPSLKEKVKEEPSEVELVPVEEDKLVKEIIKPKVTYIKKVSISTYADLKNVSEEISAGNIVIADLTPLESKPELLTKVAEQLRMTAETFGWDIAKLCKNESKVIITPPNIRIFRE from the coding sequence GTGGTGAAGGTGGGTCTCTTTGACAAGCTTAAAAAGAGCGACACTCAAAGAAAAGCTCTTCCATCACTAAAGGAGAAAGTAAAAGAGGAGCCTTCTGAAGTAGAGCTAGTGCCTGTTGAAGAAGATAAGCTTGTTAAAGAAATAATAAAGCCAAAAGTCACTTATATAAAGAAGGTTTCAATTTCAACTTATGCTGATCTGAAGAATGTCTCAGAAGAAATTAGTGCAGGTAATATTGTTATAGCAGATTTAACTCCCTTGGAATCTAAGCCTGAACTATTGACGAAGGTGGCCGAACAGCTAAGAATGACGGCTGAAACATTTGGTTGGGACATTGCAAAGCTATGTAAAAATGAATCAAAAGTAATAATTACTCCCCCTAACATAAGGATTTTCAGGGAGTGA